Below is a window of Acanthochromis polyacanthus isolate Apoly-LR-REF ecotype Palm Island chromosome 18, KAUST_Apoly_ChrSc, whole genome shotgun sequence DNA.
TCCGGTGGCTAATAAAGTGTCTCTGAACCAGGTATCCGGGCCACATCCTGCCAGATGAGGACCTGCAGTGGGTGTTTGTGAACGCTGGAGGCTGGATGGGCTCCATGTGTCTCCTCCATGCTTCCCTCACAGAGTACCTGCTGTTGTTTGGTACCGCCGTGGACACCGGAGGACACTCAGGTGAGGAGAGACGAATCGATCACTTCCACAAAACATAATCTAAACGAGAATCAGAATAATTACAGGGATGCTTGAATTAGGTAGAGGACGACTGGACAAAGAGTGTGTTGTCTTCATGCtatgaagctgaaaatgtctgctcctgttttctttgcagATGTGTTTTACCTCCCGTTGTTCTCTTCTGTTTAGAGCACTCCATTAGTCTGAGTCCCCgtcctctttctgtttctgtcaggTCGTTACTGGGCAGAGATTTCTGACACCATCATCTCCGGCACCTTCAGACAGTGGAAAGAGGGAACAACCAAGAGTGAAATCTACTATCCTGGTAACACATTTCAATCTGCAGTTTTAGAATTTTTATcgagatcaggggtgtcaaacatgcagcccgcaggccaaaaccggccctccagagggtccgatccGGCCCACGAGACGACTCTGTGGAGCTTAAAAACGAGAGCGAGGACATCACCGGCAaactgtaaattagtaaaactataaattccaaataatttctagaccatgacaacttgttttgaccatgaagtaaaatactaggtTGTTCATTGTTcctttgtcatattgtgtctcatttttgtaatattttcttgtcttcttgttgttgttttttttgcctttttttgtctgacttttgtgtcgcttgtctcacattttttcgtttttttttcctttttgtcttcaaatgtttttcatctcatttttgtaattttttggctttatttgttgtttttgtattatttttgtcatttggtgtttgttttttatctcgcttgtgttgtttgtcgactttttctcattttgtttcttgcttttatcattttttgtgtcctgtttgtgtcttttgtatgttttttgtcatttggcctttttttggcgctttgtaacttttctgtcaaatttttttgtctttttgtttcgtTTCATGTCGTGGctctcatattttgtctttttgttctcatttttgtcattgtaatgttttgtctagCTTTTGATGgagtattttttgtcttttttgtctgactgtcgctttgatcataaagtaaaatactatattgttcagttccagatacctgtgattaAAATTAGAAGTcgtggttatttctaggttattatgctgtgattttactggtgcggtccacttgagatcaacCTGGACTGAGTTTtgcccctgaactaagatgagtttgactcccctgatctaaatgatttctgtctgtctcatcTTGTTTCCTTCCACCCTCTTTCCCCACAGGTGACACCATCGTACATGCTGTAGGAGAGGCCACGTCGGTCCAGTGGAACGCTGGGACGTGGATGGTGGAGTACGGCAGAGGTTTCATCCCCTCCACTCTGGGTTTTGCTCTTGCAGACACCCTATTCAGCACCCAGGACTTTGTCACCATGTTCTACACTGTCCACGTCTACGTCAaggctctgctgctggaggccgGTACACTACTCACAGAGGCTGGAGTCTTCTGAGGCGGTAGAGGCTCAGACTCAAGGACAGGAATGTCAAAAGTTCACCTTGTCATGCCATTTCGTCCCTGACTGcactgagggaaaaaaaaactgtgctgataaagtgcaaaacatttcatatttttaccCTGAAGTTGTAGACAATCCAAAATTGCATCAGTAGAGTTTAACTCATGTTCATTCAAGTTCTACACAAGAAAATGTTTAACTCCACCTCAACTTGTGGTCTCAACTTTTCCCACAGGACATCAAACTGATCTGAAACTAGCCAAAATCACACACACCCAAGAGCATTTCACTCTGAAACAAGCCCTGACCCGTTGCCTGGAGTTTGGCGATGACACTGCATCTTCCACCACTCAGTAAGCATTCCTGTTAGAGCTCAGACTGCCTCAGTATAGTCACTGAAGTCTTCATATCAGTATTTAAAATCTGGCCTTACAACTTCTTTTGCCAAATCTAAGATTCATCTGATAAAATATGTCCATGCATTTTGGAGTATTAACGAGTAACTTCAGATCGTCAAACTCTGACTTTCAGAAGGGTTGCTGATAATTGTACGTTTGCGGACCAAGGActtacttaaaaaataaatatgcaaagCTTAATTTGCCATTCAGAGCAAACAAAAAGTACATAATGCACACAAAGCTACTATTTTCTTATCAGATACCCATTTCTTGTTTATATGCGTGGGGATTCTCTGCAAATGGGGGTCCTGAACTTAGCTTTAAGAAGATCAGAGTCATTAGAAACCAGCAGAAAGAAGCGCTGATGCCAGGCTGCTCCTGGCATTTGGCACCATTTCCTCATTCATAGCTGACCTGTTTGCACTATGtatatttttctgaaaatgtttaagaCTTGAGAGGATGTGCTGATGATGAGAACTGCCTGGACGATGCGTGTTGTGATCTCAGATTCTTGTCAGCTGAGGGACAACTAGAGGTTTTATTTTTCTAGTTACTGTCTTGGTGTGTGGTCGACTTCTTCAGAGCTTCAGTG
It encodes the following:
- the sigmar1 gene encoding sigma non-opioid intracellular receptor 1, translating into MSVVKTGLRLLVFAAVAVLSVLLLRHWMANKKYVFNKEDVARLAKQYAGQDHEQAFSKVVVELRKRYPGHILPDEDLQWVFVNAGGWMGSMCLLHASLTEYLLLFGTAVDTGGHSGRYWAEISDTIISGTFRQWKEGTTKSEIYYPGDTIVHAVGEATSVQWNAGTWMVEYGRGFIPSTLGFALADTLFSTQDFVTMFYTVHVYVKALLLEAGTLLTEAGVF